ATCTGGCGGTCCTCGTAGCGGAGGATGCGCAGGCGCTCGTAGAGGTTCAGCAGCTGGTTGTCATGGAAGCCCGTGACGGCGTAGCCGGCGGAGGCGATCGAGAGGGCTTCGATATGCCTGCCTTCGATGAGCAGCAGCCCGCCGGGCTTGAGGGCTTCGATGAACTTGCGGGCGGCGCGCGCGGCGAGCGGTTCCGTGTACAGGCAGAGGATCAGGTCGTAAGAGGCGCGCGGGAGGTCCATCTTCTCGACATCGCCGACCCGCGCGTCGAACTCGACCTTGAGCCTCGAAGCCTCCTCTCGGGCTTTGCGGACGGCCGCCTCGGACAGATCGACGCCGGTGACTTTCCAGCCTTTGCGGGCGAGGTAGATGGCGTTGCGGCCGTTGCCCATGCCGGCGTCGAGGGCCACGCCTGCCGGCAGGTTCGCTGTCGTCTCCAGCACGAGCGCGCTGGGATTGACCGGAACGCGGGCGTCGGGGTTCAGATAGACCTGGTCCCACGTCTGGGGCGCCTTCTGCCGGGTCTGTGCAGGCAGCAGAGACAGCGGAACCAGCGCGGCGAGCACGGCGAGGCGATTCATCATTACTCCACTACGACGTCGGTGAGCCAGTAGTTCAGATCATTTACGTTGACCGTGGCGCGGATGACGGCGCCTTCCTTCAGCCTGGCGAAGTCCTCTTCCTTCGGGATCGGGAATTCCATCGTCATCGCTTCCATCCATCCGTCGATCTTCTCGTGGTCGATGGAGGCGATGCGGGCTTCCGGACGGAGGCGGAGGACCTTGCCGCGAAGCTGGTAGCGCTGCTTCGGTTCGCCGTAATCGAACTTGGGCTCGCGCCGCGTGCCGCAGGCGGCGGCGAACACCGCAACGAGAGCCAGAATCTGGCGGCGCTGCATGGGGATACCTCCGGTCTCCAATCTTACTTGTAGGCGGCGACGCCTGTCAGGCGCTCCCCGATGACCAGCGTGTGGATGTGGTCCGTGCCCTCGTACGTCTTGACCGACTCGAGATTGCACATGTGGCGCATGACCGGATAGTCGTCGACGATGCCGTTGGCGCCGAGCAGGTCGCGGGCGATCCGGGCGCAGTCGAGCGCGATGGCGACGTTGTTGCGCTTGAGCATCGAGATGTGGGCGAAGTCGAGCCTGCCCTGGTCTTTCAGGCGCCCGCAGTGCAGGGCGAGCAGCTGGCCCTTGGTGATCTCGGTGGCCATCCAGGCGAGCTTCTCCTGCACCAGCTGATGGGAGGCGATGGGGCGGTTGTCGAACTGCTTGCGTTCGACCGAATACTGGCGAGCTACTTCCAGGCACTCCATGGCCGGACCGAGGACGCCCCAGCCGATGCCGTAGCGCGCCTGAGAGAGGCAGGAGAGCGCGGCCTTGAGGCCAACGGCGCCGGGCAGGCGCATCGATTCCGGCACGCGGCAGTCGGCGAAGGAAAGCGAGGAAGTGACCGAGGCGCGCATGGAGAGCTTGCCGTGGATGTCGGAGGCGCGGTAGCCGGGCGTGCCCTGCTCGACGAGAAAGCCGCGGATGCCCTCTTCCGTGCGCGCCCAGACGACGGCCAGATGCGCGGCCGTGCCGTTGGTAATCCAGGTCTTCTCGCCGTTGAGCACCCACGAATCCCCGTCCCGCACGGCCGTGGTCGTCATGCCGCCGGGGTTCGAGCCGAAACCGGGTTCGGTGAGGCCGAAGCAGCCGACCATCTCGCCCGCGGCGAGCTTCGGCAGGTATTTCTTCTTCTGCTCCTCGCTGCCGTAGGCGAGGATGGGGAACATGACGAGCGCCCCCTGGACGGAGGCGAAGCTGCGCAGACCGGAGTCGCCGCGCTCAAGTTCCTGCATGATGAGTCCGTACTCGACGTTGGACATGCCGGCCGCCCCGTAGCCTTCGATGTTGGCGCCCAGAAAGCCCATTTCCCCCATCTCCGGAATCAGCTCGGAGGGAAAACGGCCCTGGTTGTAGCAGTCCTTGATGATGGGAATGACGCGGTCCTCCACCCATTGCCGCGTCGTCTGGCGGACCAGCTTCTCTTCGTCGCTCAACAGGGAGTCGATCAGGAGATAGTCAAAGCCGTGGTACGGGGGCATATGCCTCCATGGTAGTCCGTTGCGCGGCGGGTGAGATTTCTGCCGCCCTCGGGCCACTGAATCCATGTATGGCGGCGATTCTGATTCTGGCGCTGTGGCTGTCGAACCCGGCGGCGGAGGAAGCCGGCCGCGGGTACGCGGCTCTGCGCGCCGGGCAGTACGATGAGGCGGTAGCGGCGTTCGACCGCGCGCTGCAGGCGGATCCCGCGCTCCGCCACGTCAGAAAGGATCTGGCCTACACGCTGCTGCGGCGGGGCGACCGCGAAGAGGCGCGGGACCATTTCGACCGGCTGCGCCGCGAGGATCCGTCAGACGAGCAGTCGGCTCTGGAGTATGCGTTTCTCTGCTACGAGACGCGGCGGGTGCAGGAGGCGCGGCGGACGTTCCATATGCTGCGTCTGGCGGCGAAGGATGAAAGAGTCCGGCAGACGGCGGCGGAGGCGTTCGAAAACGTGGACCGCCCTCTGCGCGAGGGCATCGAGCGGTGGAGCGAGGCCGTGCGGCGCGCGCCTCAGCAATGGTCCGCGCACGAGGAGCTGGCGCAGCTGGCGGAGATGCGCGATGAACTGGCGCTGGCGGCCGAACATTACGAGCTGGCGTGGAAGCTGAGGCCGCAGAAGCTGGAGCTGCTGCTGGCGCTCGGGCGCGTGTGGCGCGAGCTCGGGCAGGAAGACAGGGCGCGGGCGGCGCTGGCGACGGCGTTGAAGCGCGGTTCGACGCGCGTGAGCGAGCAGGCGCGCGAGATGCTGCAGGGCGAGGCGCCGCAGACGGAACTGGCGGTGCCGGCTGCGCCCGCGGCGCCTGTTCAGGCGGCCATCCTCGCCGCGGCGCCCCTGCCGGCGCTGGAGATGGGGGAGCGGTCGCTGGCCGGAAGCTACCTGAACGACGCCTACCGCTACTTCCGGATGGCGGTGGAAGAGGAGCCAGACAATGCGAAGGCGCAGTATCTGCTGGGCGTGACGGCGAACCTGCTGCAGAAGGACGAGGAAGCGCTGCGCTGGTTCGCCCTGGCGCGCCGCGCCCGGGACGCCGGGATCGCGGAACGCGCCCGGGAGAGCTATCTGGCGCTGAAGCCCAAATACAGCCGGTTCCGCACCGAGGCCTGGGTGATTCCGTTCGTGTCCACCCGGTGGAGGGGGACTTTCGCGTTCGGTCAGGTGAAGGCGCAGTGGCGGCGGCCGTGGCTGCCGGTGGAGCCGTATCTTTCGCTTCGTTTCGTCGGCGACTCGGCTGGCGCGAGGCAGGCGTCGAAGGCGCTGCTGCCGCTTTATCTCAGCGAGAAGAGCCTGATCGCGGCGGTCGGCGCGAGCCGGACGCTGCACCGGACGACGTTCGCGTGGTTCGAGGCGGGACGGTCGTGGGCCTATGGCGAAAAGCGGTTTTACGAGCCGCGGTGGCGGTGGGACGCACGCGGCGGCATCTCGCTGCTGAAGGGGTGGGGAACGCTTCTCGGCGGGCGCGAAGCCGGACTGTTCCATGAAGTGAACCTCGATGGCGTGTACGCCTCCCGCTTCCGCAACAACATGCTCGCGTATGCGCAGAACAGGAGCGGGTACACGTTCGCCCCCGTGCTCGGCGGCATGCAGTATCAGGTGTACGCGGTCTGGAACGTGACGGGAGACTGGCGGGGCGAGTACTGGGGGAATTTCGCCGAAGCCGGGCTCGGGGTCAGGGTGCTGAGTCCGGCGTTGCCGCAGGGGATGAGCTGGCGGGCGGAGTTCGTGCGCGGGGCGCACCTGCGGAACGAGTCGAACCCCTGGAGACAGAACTACTGGGATTTCAGGACAGGCATCTGGTATGCGCGCACCAAGTATTAGTTGCGGTCTGATTCTGCTGCTGATGTGGGCGGGGCCGCCCGCGCAGGGCGGCTGGAGCCGGGTGCTGGAGGCGGCGGGGCTGGATCCGTCCCGGTTAACGGTGCTGGAAGGCGACTCGGCGGCGGCGCGCGCGGCGGGCTTCGTGCCGGAGGGCGGAAGCATCGAAGTGCGCAGCGTGACCGACACGTTTCTGCCCTCGCTGCAGATCGTCTGGGAGAAGCCTGTCACGGTGCCCCGTTTCCGGGTTCCCGAACGGGCCGCGGTGTTTACACGGGAAAAGTGGACCGGAGCGCCGCTGGCGGCGGGATTCCGGGAGGGCGGGAAAGTGGTGTTCTGGACCGCGGCGCCCATCGGGGAGAAGGGCTATGAGCGGTATCCTTACCTGGCGCAGGCGCTGGTCGAGCTGGGGCTCGAACCGCAGGCGGCCACGCGGGGCCTCTGGGCGTTCTTCGACTCTTCTTACCGCCTGCGCGCGGATCCCGAGTATCTGGCGGACCGCTGGCGCGCGGCGGGCATCAGCGCGCTCCATGTGGCGGCGTGGCATTACTGGGAGCCGGACGGGCAGCGGGACGAGTATCTGCGGAAGCTCGTGGCCGCCTGCCACCGCAGGGCCATTCACGTCTATGCGTGGATCGAGTTTCCGCATGTGAGCGAGGCGTTCTGGGAGGCCCATCCGCAGTGGCGGGAGAAGACGGCCACGGGCCAGGACGCGCATCTGGACTGGCGCAAGCTGATGAACCTGGCCGATCCGGACTGTTCTGCGGCCGTCGAGGCGGGCCTGCGGAATCTGCTCGGGCGGTTCGACTGGGACGGGGTGAACCTGGCCGAGCTGTACTTTGAATCCCTGGAGGGCTACCTCAACCCGGCGCGGTTCACGCCGTTCAATGAAAGGGTCCGCCAGGAATTCAAGGCCCTGGCGGGCGTCGATCCCGCGGATTTCTACAATCCGGCCTCGCGCGCCTACCACGTGCGGGACGCCGGCCCGATGCGGCGATTCCTGGAATACCGGGCGCGGCTGGCGCACCGGCTTCAGGTCGAGTGGCTGGGCAAAGTGCGGAGCATGGCGGAGGAGAAGGGCGGGCTGGATCTGGTGCTGACGCATGTCGACGACCGGTTCGACACGGCCATGCGCGACAACCTGGGAGCGGACGCCGCGGCGCTGCTGCCCGAGGCGGCTCGCTTCGGGGCGGCGTTCCTCGTGGAAGATCCGGCGACGATCTGGAATCTCGGGCCCGAACGCTATGCGGAGCTGGCGCGGCGGTACGCTCCGATCACGCCGCCGGGCGTCCGGCTGGGCGCGGACATCAACATCGTCGAACGCTACCAGGACGTGTATCCGACTCGGCAGCAGACCGGCGGCGAGCTGTTCCAGCTTCTGCACTGGGCGGCGAAGTCGTTTCCGCAGGTGGCGGTCTATTTCGAAAATTCGATTCTGGCGCCCGACTGGGGGCTGGTCGGCGCTGCCGCGGCGGCGGCGCGTGTCCGCAGCGCGGCCAACGGCGGCATCGAGGTGGAATCGCCGAGTCCCGTGGCCGTCGCCTGGCAGGGATGCGCCGAAGTCGACGGGCAGCCCTGGCCTGTCTGGAGCCACGGAAAACTGCTGGTGCCGGCGGGGCGCCGGCGGGTGACGCCCTGCAGCGGACCGTTGCCGCCGGTTCTGGAAGACTTCAATGGCGACATCGTCAGGCTCGAGCAGATCGACGGCATGTGGCGGCTCGAGTACGAGAGCCGCGCCCGGGCGATTGCCGTGCTTTCGGGCGGCGGACGGCAGGTGCGGTTCTTCCCGCCGGGGCGTCATCAGGTCTGGCTGCGCTGACCGGCGGCGCCGGGCAGCCGCCTTTCTGCATCCTGCCTGCGGCAGGCGCATCCAATGGGGCATGATGCGCCGATTCCTGCTGACAGGAGCTCTGTTTGCCATGTCCGCCCTGGCTGCTTCTTCCATCTACGAATTCACCCTGAAGACGATCGATGGCGCGCCTGCGCCCCTGAAGCAGTATCAGGGCAAGGTGGTTCTGATCGTCAACGTGGCCAGCCGGTGCGGCTACACGCCGCAGTATGCGGGTCTCGAGCAGCTCTACCGCAAATACAAGGACCGCGGGTTCGTCATCATCGGCGTGCCGGCGAACAACTTCGGCGGTCAGGAGCCGGGCACGGACGCGGAGATCAAGGAATTCTGCACGCGGAAATACGACGTGACCTTCCCGATGATGTCGAAGGTGTCGGTGAAGGGCAGCGACATGACGCCGCTGTATCAGTTCCTGACGTCGAGCGCCGGCGGCGACGTGAAGTGGAACTTCACCAAGTTTCTGGTCGGCAAGGACGGCAAGGTGATCGGCCGCTTCGAGCCGGGCGTGAAGCCGGATGCGCCGGAGCTGATCGCAGCCATCGAGAAAGCCCTGTAAGAGGCTGATCCCTCCGGCCGTCTGGTACGCTGGAGGGGAGCC
This DNA window, taken from Bryobacteraceae bacterium, encodes the following:
- a CDS encoding acyl-CoA dehydrogenase; translation: MPPYHGFDYLLIDSLLSDEEKLVRQTTRQWVEDRVIPIIKDCYNQGRFPSELIPEMGEMGFLGANIEGYGAAGMSNVEYGLIMQELERGDSGLRSFASVQGALVMFPILAYGSEEQKKKYLPKLAAGEMVGCFGLTEPGFGSNPGGMTTTAVRDGDSWVLNGEKTWITNGTAAHLAVVWARTEEGIRGFLVEQGTPGYRASDIHGKLSMRASVTSSLSFADCRVPESMRLPGAVGLKAALSCLSQARYGIGWGVLGPAMECLEVARQYSVERKQFDNRPIASHQLVQEKLAWMATEITKGQLLALHCGRLKDQGRLDFAHISMLKRNNVAIALDCARIARDLLGANGIVDDYPVMRHMCNLESVKTYEGTDHIHTLVIGERLTGVAAYK
- a CDS encoding SAM-dependent methyltransferase, which gives rise to MNRLAVLAALVPLSLLPAQTRQKAPQTWDQVYLNPDARVPVNPSALVLETTANLPAGVALDAGMGNGRNAIYLARKGWKVTGVDLSEAAVRKAREEASRLKVEFDARVGDVEKMDLPRASYDLILCLYTEPLAARAARKFIEALKPGGLLLIEGRHIEALSIASAGYAVTGFHDNQLLNLYERLRILRYEDRQMPSEWGNDSHDARARIVRLVAQKH
- a CDS encoding glutathione peroxidase, producing MSALAASSIYEFTLKTIDGAPAPLKQYQGKVVLIVNVASRCGYTPQYAGLEQLYRKYKDRGFVIIGVPANNFGGQEPGTDAEIKEFCTRKYDVTFPMMSKVSVKGSDMTPLYQFLTSSAGGDVKWNFTKFLVGKDGKVIGRFEPGVKPDAPELIAAIEKAL